The DNA window GCGTGGTCGATGTGGCTGTTGTCGGCGGGAGACAGCAGTCCATTGATCAGCCGCGCCGCCGGGATGGCCGGGAGGACCTGCCTGTCGATGAGCTGCACCGTACGCATCTCGCGCTGGATCCTGGCTTCAGCGCCGAAGATGCCGCGTTTCCTTGGCATTCCGTGGATCTGTTGGCTGGCCAGGTCGAGGGGGATCAGCGGCACGCTGCCCGGAACGTCGAAGGGCGGCACGTAGATAGGGGCGTCACCTGAGGTATTCCGGGGAGTTCCGGGCCGGTGGATCGTGGCGGAGGCGTGGCTGCCGGCGGCCGGAGCGTCGAAGTGCGCCTCGTCGGCGCCCGCCGGAGTCCTGTGGCGCGGTCCGCCCGCATAGGAGCGGTCATAGGCTGCGCGTCGCCGGGGATCGATCAGCGTTTCGTAGGCCAACGTGACCTGCCGGAAGGCGGCGGCGTCGCCGCCGTGATCCGGGTGGGAAGCGCGGGCCGCCTTGCGGTAGGCCACCTTGATCTCTCTTTCCGTGGCGGTCACGGCGACGCGGAGTACCTCGTAGTGGGAACTGCTGCCCTCGGTCAAGCATGGTCCTTCGGTTGTCGTTGCCAGCGCAGACTTGCAGCCCGGTGTGCCCAGCATATCGGCCGGGTCGCCGGGCTACTCAGACAACGCACGGGCCCGTGTCCCGGGTTCCCAGTGGCTGGAGGTCCGGCAGAAGCAGGCCGGACGTCTAGACTTTTCCGGGAGCGGGGCCGGCTTTGCCAGGTGCCGCGGTGGCCTCCCGGGTGATCCGGGATCCACATGACAGCCGGGTCCGTGGGTCCGTGTCCATGAGCCGTGTCCGTCAGTCGACGTCCGTGATTCAGTAGTGAGGTGCGTATGGCAGCCAGGCCCCGGAGTGGAATCCGCCGCAGCGGGCGGCAGGCCGTGGCTGCAGCGGCGGCTGTCGCGTTCCTCGGGGGTTGCAGCGTGGGGATACCCGATCCGGCTGTTCCCGGCACAGCGCCTGCCACACGTCAGCTAGCCACTCCCACCATCACTCCGGGCTACGACGCCGCGGCGGTCGCCGCCCGCAACATGACGTTTTCCGCCGGGACCACGCTCGCCCGTGGGATCCCCGTGGGGCTGTCCGAGGGCCTGGCCGACGCGCCGGAATGGAGGCGTTCGGGGAGCGGCGGAGGCGGTACGAACGTCTACCTCAAGTCCGACGGTTGCCAGGTTGCGGCGAAGGTGAGCGCAAATCAGTGGCCCCTGGTTAAGGGGGATGACCGGGAATCCACGGCCGCGCTGTTCGCCTACCTCGACCCGACCATTCTGCCCAAATACCTCAAACCGGCGGTGCTGCGCTGGGGCGGGGAACCGGGCAGGCCTGGGCCGACGGTGGACGTCCTTGTCCTTGAGCGGGCGGCCCGGCCCGCGGGCAGGGCCGCCGTTGTGCTGGCAAGGGTGTTCGGAACGGCCGGTTCCTCCGTGTACGCATCGGTCTCATGCCCGTCTGCGCCGGCGCTCGCCGCCGCAAGGGCCGACGTCGA is part of the Arthrobacter sp. KBS0703 genome and encodes:
- a CDS encoding J domain-containing protein encodes the protein MTEGSSSHYEVLRVAVTATEREIKVAYRKAARASHPDHGGDAAAFRQVTLAYETLIDPRRRAAYDRSYAGGPRHRTPAGADEAHFDAPAAGSHASATIHRPGTPRNTSGDAPIYVPPFDVPGSVPLIPLDLASQQIHGMPRKRGIFGAEARIQREMRTVQLIDRQVLPAIPAARLINGLLSPADNSHIDHALLSGYRLALIGSMLLPKGAYAWDGNTLNHGGRSIAPPQLAPVVRRMQDIFPELNVTGWTVVHSPDGNLHEPVIDHHRRARGASDMVQVVNAAGLSRGLKQFLAGGPAPNTVNLPVLARLLRGMH